In Salmonella enterica subsp. enterica serovar Typhimurium str. LT2, a single window of DNA contains:
- the ybfA gene encoding putative periplasmic protein (similar to E. coli orf, hypothetical protein (AAC73793.1); Blastp hit to AAC73793.1 (68 aa), 82% identity in aa 1 - 68) has protein sequence MEHYKDYPAHVIFVRRAFAVIAGVLALPVMLFWKDRARFYSYLHRVWSKTSDKPVWMAQAEKATCDFY, from the coding sequence ATGGAACACTATAAAGACTATCCAGCGCATGTCATTTTTGTCCGTCGTGCTTTCGCGGTGATCGCAGGCGTGCTGGCGCTGCCGGTGATGCTCTTCTGGAAAGACCGCGCGCGTTTTTATAGTTATCTGCACCGTGTCTGGTCGAAAACCAGTGATAAACCGGTATGGATGGCGCAGGCTGAAAAAGCCACCTGCGACTTTTATTAA
- a CDS encoding putative inner membrane protein: MQPKSRTGQGVREQCLDRARRHFSYRHGMAPGPRKGADMLFPQHEAAVAGAVPGRQWPEENNLMTQEYAEMSTGRGGTSKCRYSMGAKIFLLLLAVSTVAALFSLYQVLTY; the protein is encoded by the coding sequence GTGCAGCCGAAAAGCAGAACCGGACAGGGTGTCAGAGAGCAGTGTTTAGATAGGGCCAGACGTCATTTTTCATACAGACATGGAATGGCTCCCGGTCCACGAAAGGGTGCGGACATGTTGTTTCCACAACACGAAGCTGCCGTTGCTGGCGCAGTGCCGGGTCGGCAATGGCCAGAGGAGAACAATCTGATGACGCAAGAATATGCGGAAATGTCCACCGGAAGGGGGGGGACCAGTAAGTGCCGGTACAGTATGGGGGCGAAAATATTTTTGCTCCTGCTGGCGGTCTCCACCGTCGCAGCGTTGTTCAGCCTGTACCAGGTTCTGACGTACTGA
- the ybgH gene encoding putative POT family transport protein (similar to E. coli putative transport protein (AAC73803.1); Blastp hit to AAC73803.1 (493 aa), 88% identity in aa 1 - 493), giving the protein MNKQASQPRAIYYVVALQIWEYFSFYGMRALLILYLTNQLKYDDNHAYELFSAYCSLVYVTPILGGYLADKVLGNRMAVMLGAFLMAIGHLVLGASEIAPTFLYLSLAIIVCGYGLFKSNISCLLGELYQPEDPRRDGGFSLLYAAGNIGSIVAPIACGYVQEEYSWAMGFALAAIGMLAGLVIFLCGNRHFTHTTGVNKAVLCARNYLLPNWGWLLILLVAAPLLITVLFWKEWSVYALIVATAIGLVVLAKIYRQAQTAKQRKELGLIVTLTLFSMLFWAFAQQGGSSISLYIDRFVNRDILGYSVPTAMFQSVNAFAVMLCGVVLAWLVKESVSGNRTVRIWGKFALGLGLMSAGFCILTLSARWSAAYGHSSMPLMVLGLAVMGFAELFIDPVAMSQITRIDIPGVTGVLTGIYMLLSGAIANYLAGVIADQTSQSAFDASGAVNYAINAYVDVFEQITWGALACVGVVLLIWLYQSFKFKSRALAVES; this is encoded by the coding sequence ATGAATAAACAAGCATCTCAACCCCGCGCTATTTACTACGTTGTCGCCCTGCAAATTTGGGAGTACTTCAGCTTTTATGGTATGCGCGCCCTACTGATTCTTTATCTCACCAATCAGCTAAAATACGACGATAACCACGCCTATGAGTTATTCAGCGCTTATTGTTCGCTGGTCTACGTAACGCCGATTCTTGGCGGCTATCTGGCGGATAAGGTGCTTGGCAACCGAATGGCAGTCATGCTGGGCGCATTTTTAATGGCTATAGGTCATTTAGTGCTGGGCGCCAGTGAGATCGCGCCGACATTCCTTTATCTGTCGCTGGCGATCATTGTCTGCGGCTACGGCCTGTTTAAATCGAATATTAGCTGCCTGCTGGGCGAACTGTACCAGCCGGAAGATCCGCGCCGCGACGGCGGGTTCTCGCTGCTTTACGCAGCGGGCAATATTGGTTCGATCGTGGCGCCTATCGCCTGCGGCTATGTGCAAGAGGAGTACAGTTGGGCGATGGGCTTTGCGCTCGCCGCCATTGGTATGCTTGCGGGGTTAGTGATCTTCCTGTGTGGAAATCGTCATTTCACCCACACCACCGGCGTGAATAAAGCCGTGTTGTGCGCCAGAAACTACCTGCTGCCGAACTGGGGCTGGCTGTTAATTTTGCTGGTAGCGGCGCCGTTGCTGATTACCGTTCTGTTCTGGAAAGAATGGTCTGTCTATGCCTTAATCGTGGCGACCGCGATCGGCCTGGTCGTGCTGGCAAAAATTTATCGCCAGGCGCAAACGGCCAAACAGCGCAAAGAACTGGGGCTGATTGTCACCCTGACCCTGTTCAGTATGCTGTTCTGGGCGTTTGCCCAGCAGGGCGGCAGTTCTATCAGCCTGTATATCGACCGCTTTGTGAACCGCGATATTCTGGGCTATTCCGTTCCTACCGCCATGTTCCAGTCGGTGAACGCCTTTGCCGTGATGCTGTGTGGGGTCGTCCTGGCCTGGCTGGTTAAAGAGAGCGTAAGCGGTAATCGCACCGTGCGTATCTGGGGCAAATTCGCGCTGGGTCTCGGTCTGATGAGCGCCGGATTCTGTATTCTGACCCTGAGCGCACGCTGGTCCGCCGCTTACGGACACTCTTCAATGCCGCTAATGGTGCTGGGACTGGCGGTGATGGGCTTTGCCGAGCTATTTATCGACCCGGTCGCCATGTCGCAAATTACGCGCATTGATATCCCCGGCGTCACCGGCGTATTAACCGGAATTTATATGCTGCTGTCCGGCGCGATAGCTAACTATCTGGCAGGCGTCATCGCTGACCAGACCTCGCAAAGCGCCTTCGACGCCAGCGGCGCGGTTAATTACGCCATCAACGCCTATGTGGATGTTTTTGAACAGATCACCTGGGGCGCGTTAGCCTGCGTAGGGGTTGTCCTGCTGATTTGGCTGTATCAGTCCTTCAAATTCAAAAGCCGCGCGCTGGCCGTCGAATCCTGA
- a CDS encoding putative cytoplasmic protein: MTTYQEIEARLIRCFTITSWIACQIASYMDFKLFTHSNFFSEN; this comes from the coding sequence ATGACGACTTATCAGGAGATTGAAGCCAGATTGATTCGCTGTTTCACTATCACGTCATGGATAGCGTGCCAGATTGCCAGCTATATGGATTTTAAGCTGTTTACGCATAGCAACTTTTTTAGCGAAAATTAA
- a CDS encoding putative phage integrase (similar to E. coli recombinase involved in phase variation; regulator for fimA (AAC77268.1); Blastp hit to AAC77268.1 (200 aa), 60% identity in aa 9 - 192), translating to MKRKYLTQEEIEKLLSATDRMPFPERNRCLILMAFIHGFRASELLGLRLSDIDLAGRQLYIRRLKNGFSTCHPLLPDEYNVLKSWLRARKYLEKGADGDWLFLSLRRHPLSRQQFFYILREAGRLAELTIAPHPHMLRHACGYALADKGIDTRLIQDYLGHRNIQHTVRYTASNAGRFHGIWRKKRRV from the coding sequence GTGAAAAGAAAATATCTTACGCAAGAAGAGATTGAAAAACTGCTGTCAGCGACCGACAGAATGCCCTTCCCGGAAAGAAACCGCTGCTTAATCCTGATGGCGTTTATTCACGGCTTCCGGGCCAGTGAGCTGCTGGGGCTGCGCTTGTCGGATATTGATCTTGCAGGAAGACAGCTTTATATCCGGCGCCTCAAAAATGGCTTTTCAACGTGTCACCCCCTCCTTCCCGATGAGTATAACGTACTGAAAAGCTGGCTCAGGGCCAGGAAGTATCTTGAGAAAGGGGCTGACGGAGACTGGCTGTTCCTGTCGCTACGACGGCATCCGCTCAGCAGGCAACAATTTTTTTACATACTTCGTGAGGCAGGGCGGTTGGCCGAATTAACGATAGCGCCACATCCTCATATGCTGCGACATGCCTGCGGCTACGCCCTTGCTGATAAAGGGATTGATACACGACTCATACAGGACTATCTGGGGCACAGGAATATCCAGCACACCGTAAGATACACCGCAAGTAACGCCGGGCGTTTTCATGGAATATGGCGAAAAAAACGTCGAGTATAA
- the ybgJ gene encoding putative carboxylase (similar to E. coli putative carboxylase (AAC73805.1); Blastp hit to AAC73805.1 (218 aa), 86% identity in aa 1 - 218), with amino-acid sequence MQRARCYLLGETAVVLELEPPITLASQKRIWRLTQRLVDMPNVVEAIPGMNNITVILREPQTLALDAIERLQRWWEESEALEPDSRSVEIPVIYGGAGGPDLAAVARHSGLSEKQVVELHASVEYVVWFLGFQPGFPYLGNLPEPLHMPRRAEPRLQVPAGSVGIGGAQTGIYPLSTPGGWQLIGLTPLKLFDPMRETPVLLRPGDSVRFVPQKEGIC; translated from the coding sequence GTGCAGCGAGCGCGTTGTTATCTGTTAGGCGAAACGGCGGTCGTCCTGGAACTTGAACCGCCGATTACGCTGGCGAGCCAGAAACGCATCTGGCGTCTGACGCAGCGTCTGGTCGATATGCCGAACGTGGTGGAAGCCATTCCCGGGATGAACAATATCACCGTGATCTTGCGGGAACCGCAAACCCTGGCGCTGGATGCGATTGAGCGTCTGCAGCGCTGGTGGGAAGAGAGCGAGGCGCTGGAACCGGACTCGCGTTCGGTTGAGATCCCGGTGATCTATGGCGGCGCAGGCGGGCCGGATCTGGCGGCGGTGGCACGGCACAGCGGTTTGAGTGAAAAGCAGGTCGTGGAGCTACATGCCTCCGTTGAGTATGTCGTCTGGTTTTTAGGCTTTCAGCCTGGCTTTCCCTATCTTGGGAATTTACCAGAACCGCTCCATATGCCCAGACGCGCGGAGCCGCGCCTGCAGGTTCCGGCCGGTTCTGTCGGCATCGGCGGCGCGCAGACGGGGATTTATCCATTATCCACGCCGGGCGGCTGGCAGCTGATCGGCCTCACGCCGTTGAAGTTATTCGATCCGATGCGGGAGACCCCGGTTCTGCTACGCCCTGGCGATAGCGTACGCTTTGTGCCGCAAAAGGAGGGAATATGCTGA
- the ybgL gene encoding putative lactam utilization protein (similar to E. coli putative lactam utilization protein (AAC73807.1); Blastp hit to AAC73807.1 (244 aa), 80% identity in aa 1 - 244) encodes MNIDLNADLGEGCASDSELLTLVSSANIACGFHAGDAQTMLTCVREALKNGVAIGAHPSFPDRDNFGRTAMVLPPETVYAQTLYQIGALGAIVQAQGGVMRHVKPHGMLYNQAAKDPHLAQAIAKAVHDYDPSLILVGLAGSELIRAGERHRLVTRQEVFADRGYQADGSLVPRMQPGALIHDEEQALAQTLDMVQAGRVKSVTGVWTTVTAQTVCIHGDGEYALAFARRLRAAFNARNIHVIA; translated from the coding sequence ATGAACATTGATTTAAATGCGGATTTGGGCGAAGGTTGCGCCAGCGACAGCGAATTATTAACGCTGGTCTCCTCCGCCAATATCGCCTGTGGTTTTCACGCCGGTGATGCGCAAACCATGCTGACCTGCGTGCGCGAGGCGCTGAAAAACGGCGTGGCGATCGGCGCGCATCCCAGCTTTCCGGATCGGGATAATTTTGGGCGGACGGCGATGGTTTTGCCGCCGGAAACGGTATACGCCCAGACGCTGTACCAAATCGGCGCGCTGGGGGCGATTGTCCAGGCGCAAGGCGGCGTGATGCGCCATGTCAAACCGCACGGTATGCTCTATAACCAGGCGGCGAAAGATCCTCATCTGGCACAGGCGATTGCGAAAGCGGTACACGACTATGATCCGTCACTGATACTGGTTGGACTGGCGGGAAGTGAGCTGATCCGGGCCGGTGAGCGCCATCGCCTGGTGACGCGGCAGGAGGTGTTTGCCGATCGCGGCTATCAGGCCGACGGTAGCCTGGTGCCGCGCATGCAACCTGGCGCGCTGATTCACGACGAAGAGCAGGCGCTGGCGCAAACGCTGGATATGGTACAAGCCGGGAGAGTGAAAAGCGTTACTGGCGTGTGGACGACTGTCACGGCGCAAACGGTGTGCATTCATGGCGACGGCGAGTATGCGCTTGCATTCGCTCGCAGGTTACGCGCCGCGTTCAATGCGCGTAATATACACGTTATTGCCTGA
- the ybgI gene encoding putative cytoplasmic protein (similar to E. coli orf, hypothetical protein (AAC73804.1); Blastp hit to AAC73804.1 (247 aa), 97% identity in aa 1 - 247): protein MKNTELEQLINDKLNSAAISDYAPNGLQVEGKETVQKIVTGVTASQALLDEAVRLQADAVIVHHGYFWKGESPVIRGMKRRRLKTLLANDINLYGWHLPLDAHPELGNNAQLAALLGITVKGEIEPLVPWGELSMPVPGLELASWIEARLGRKPLWCGDTGPENVQRVAWCTGGGQSFIDSAARFGVDAFITGEVSEQTIHSAREQGLHFYAAGHHATERGGIRALSEWLNENTALDVTFIDIPNPA from the coding sequence ATGAAAAACACCGAGCTGGAACAACTGATTAACGACAAGCTGAACAGTGCGGCAATAAGCGATTATGCGCCGAATGGTTTACAGGTCGAAGGAAAAGAGACGGTACAGAAAATCGTTACCGGCGTGACCGCAAGTCAGGCGCTGCTCGATGAGGCGGTGCGTTTGCAGGCCGATGCGGTCATTGTTCATCATGGTTACTTCTGGAAAGGCGAGTCTCCGGTTATTCGCGGCATGAAACGCCGTCGCTTAAAAACGTTACTGGCAAATGATATTAACCTTTACGGTTGGCATCTGCCGCTGGATGCGCACCCTGAGCTGGGCAACAATGCGCAGTTGGCGGCGCTATTGGGCATTACCGTGAAAGGAGAAATTGAGCCGCTGGTGCCGTGGGGAGAGCTCTCAATGCCGGTGCCAGGGCTGGAACTGGCCTCATGGATTGAAGCGCGTCTGGGGCGTAAACCGCTATGGTGCGGCGATACCGGGCCAGAGAATGTGCAGCGTGTCGCCTGGTGTACCGGCGGCGGGCAAAGTTTTATTGATAGCGCCGCCCGCTTCGGCGTGGATGCTTTCATTACCGGCGAGGTGTCTGAACAGACCATTCATTCCGCGCGCGAACAGGGGCTGCATTTTTATGCCGCCGGGCACCATGCCACTGAACGCGGCGGTATTCGCGCCCTGAGCGAATGGTTGAACGAAAACACGGCGTTGGATGTGACGTTTATTGATATCCCTAACCCGGCATAA
- the phrB gene encoding deoxyribodipyrimidine photolyase (photoreactivation) (deoxyribodipyrimidine photolyase. (SW:PHR_SALTY)) produces MPTHLVWFRRDLRLQDNLALAAACRDASARVLALYISTPAQWQAHDMAPRQAAFISAQLNALQTALAEKGIPLLFHEVADFNASIETVKNVCRQHDVSHLFYNYQYEFNERQRDAAVEKTLPSVICEGFDDSVILAPGAVMTGNHEMYKVFTPFKNAWLKRLKEDIPPCVPAPKIRVSGALSTPLTPVSLNYPQQAFDAALFPVEENAVIAQLRQFCAQGADEYALRRDFPAVDGTSRLSASLATGGLSPRQCLHRLLAEQPQALDGGPGSVWLNELIWREFYRHLMTWYPALCKHQPFIRWTKRVAWQENPHYFQAWQKGETGYPIVDAAMRQLNATGWMHNRLRMITASFLVKDLLIDWRLGERYFMSQLIDGDLAANNGGWQWAASTGTDAAPYFRIFNPTTQGERFDRDGEFIRQWLPALRDIPGKAIHEPWRWAEKAGVVLDYPRPIVEHKQARIATLSAYEAARKGA; encoded by the coding sequence ATGCCCACCCATTTAGTCTGGTTCAGGCGCGATCTGCGTTTACAGGATAACCTTGCGCTGGCCGCCGCCTGCCGCGATGCATCCGCGCGGGTGCTGGCGCTTTATATTTCCACCCCCGCGCAGTGGCAGGCCCATGATATGGCGCCGCGGCAGGCGGCATTCATCAGCGCGCAGCTCAATGCGCTACAGACGGCCCTTGCAGAGAAAGGCATTCCGTTGCTGTTTCATGAAGTGGCGGATTTTAACGCCAGTATTGAAACGGTCAAAAACGTTTGCCGACAGCATGACGTCAGCCATCTGTTTTATAACTATCAGTATGAGTTTAACGAGCGTCAGCGTGATGCGGCGGTGGAAAAAACGCTGCCCTCTGTCATCTGCGAAGGCTTTGACGATAGCGTGATTCTGGCGCCCGGCGCGGTGATGACCGGCAATCATGAAATGTATAAAGTTTTTACGCCGTTTAAAAATGCCTGGTTGAAACGGCTAAAAGAAGATATCCCGCCGTGCGTTCCGGCCCCGAAGATCCGGGTGAGCGGCGCGCTTTCTACACCCTTAACGCCAGTCTCGCTTAACTACCCGCAACAGGCGTTTGACGCCGCGCTTTTCCCGGTGGAAGAAAACGCGGTCATCGCGCAGCTACGTCAGTTTTGCGCGCAGGGCGCAGACGAGTATGCGTTACGGCGCGATTTCCCTGCGGTTGACGGCACCAGTCGGCTTTCCGCCAGCCTGGCGACGGGCGGCCTGTCGCCGCGACAGTGCCTGCACCGATTACTGGCGGAGCAGCCGCAGGCGCTGGACGGCGGGCCGGGAAGCGTCTGGTTGAATGAGCTCATCTGGCGGGAATTTTACCGTCATTTAATGACCTGGTATCCGGCATTATGCAAACACCAGCCGTTTATCCGCTGGACAAAACGCGTCGCGTGGCAGGAAAACCCGCACTATTTTCAGGCATGGCAGAAAGGCGAAACCGGTTATCCCATTGTCGATGCGGCGATGCGCCAGCTTAACGCGACGGGCTGGATGCATAACCGTTTACGCATGATTACCGCCAGCTTTCTGGTAAAAGATCTGTTGATTGACTGGCGGTTGGGGGAGCGCTATTTCATGTCGCAGCTTATTGACGGCGATCTTGCCGCCAATAATGGCGGCTGGCAGTGGGCCGCCTCAACCGGTACTGACGCCGCGCCTTATTTTCGTATTTTTAATCCCACGACTCAGGGAGAGAGGTTCGATCGCGACGGCGAATTTATCCGCCAGTGGCTACCGGCATTACGCGATATCCCTGGAAAAGCGATTCACGAGCCGTGGCGGTGGGCGGAAAAAGCGGGAGTCGTGCTTGATTATCCTCGGCCTATTGTGGAGCACAAACAGGCGAGAATCGCAACGCTTTCCGCCTATGAGGCGGCGAGAAAAGGGGCGTGA
- the ybgK gene encoding putative carboxylase (similar to E. coli putative carboxylase (AAC73806.1); Blastp hit to AAC73806.1 (310 aa), 84% identity in aa 1 - 310) — protein sequence MLNIIRAGIYTSVQDSGRHGFRQSGLSHCGALDKPAFQTANLLVGNDANAPALEITLGQLVVEFENETWFALTGAGCEAQLDDQPVWTGWRLPVKAGQRLTLHRPLHGMRSYLAVAGGIAVPEVMGSYSTDLKSGIGGLEGRLLKDGDRLATGKPSRQFSGPQGVKQLLWGNRIRALPGPEYREFDRASQEAFWRSPWQLSPQSNRMGYRLQGQSLTRTTDRELLSHGLLPGVVQVPYNGQPIVLMNDAQTTGGYPRIACIIEADMYHLAQIPLGQPIHFVQCSLEEALNARRERQRYLEQLTWRLQHEH from the coding sequence ATGCTGAATATTATTCGCGCGGGGATTTATACCTCCGTGCAGGATAGCGGGCGTCACGGCTTTCGTCAGTCGGGGCTGAGTCACTGCGGTGCGCTGGATAAACCCGCCTTTCAGACCGCTAATCTCCTGGTCGGGAACGATGCGAATGCCCCGGCGCTGGAAATCACTCTCGGTCAACTGGTTGTCGAATTTGAAAATGAGACCTGGTTCGCTCTTACCGGCGCAGGCTGCGAGGCGCAGTTGGATGATCAACCGGTCTGGACCGGCTGGCGATTGCCGGTAAAAGCGGGTCAGCGTCTTACGCTGCATCGACCGCTTCACGGGATGCGTAGCTATCTGGCGGTGGCGGGCGGTATTGCTGTGCCGGAGGTGATGGGATCGTATAGTACCGATCTGAAGTCCGGCATCGGTGGGCTGGAAGGACGGCTGCTAAAAGATGGCGATCGGCTGGCGACGGGTAAACCATCGCGACAGTTTAGCGGGCCGCAGGGCGTGAAGCAGTTACTGTGGGGGAATCGCATCCGTGCGCTACCGGGGCCGGAATACCGTGAGTTCGATCGCGCCTCGCAAGAAGCGTTCTGGCGTTCGCCGTGGCAGCTCAGTCCGCAAAGTAATCGCATGGGCTATCGTTTGCAGGGACAATCGTTAACGCGGACAACGGATCGCGAACTGCTGTCGCACGGTTTGCTGCCCGGTGTCGTGCAGGTGCCTTACAACGGCCAACCTATTGTGTTAATGAATGATGCCCAGACAACTGGCGGCTATCCGCGCATTGCCTGCATCATCGAGGCAGATATGTACCATCTGGCGCAGATCCCTCTAGGACAACCGATCCATTTTGTGCAATGTTCGCTGGAGGAGGCGCTCAACGCGCGCCGCGAGCGTCAGCGCTATCTGGAACAGCTTACCTGGCGACTTCAGCATGAACATTGA
- the kdpA gene encoding P-type ATPase, high-affinity potassium transport system, A chain (similar to E. coli ATPase of high-affinity potassium transport system, A chain (AAC73792.1); Blastp hit to AAC73792.1 (557 aa), 85% identity in aa 1 - 557), giving the protein MAAQGFLLIASFLLILLVLAKPLGSGLARLIAAVPLPGVAGIERILWRTLGITDHEMNWRQYLLALLTLNLLGLGILFCLLFWQEWLPLNPQRLPGLSGDLALNTAVSFVTNTNWQAYSGESTLSYFSQMAGLTVQNFLSAATGIAVVFALIRAFTRQNVHTLGNAWQDLVRITLWILFPVALIIALFFIQQGVPQNLSAYQPITTLEGAKQLLPMGPVASQEAIKMLGTNGGGFFNANSSHPFENPTALTNLAQMLAIFLIPAALCFAFGEAAGDRCQGRALLWAMSFIFVVCVAVVMWAEVQGNPHLLAAGADSSVNMEGKETRFGVLASSLFAVVTTAASCGAVNAMHDSFTALGGMVPMWLMQIGEVVFGGVGSGLYGMLLFVLLAVFIAGLMIGRTPEYLGKKIDVREMKMTALAILVTPMLVLLGSALAMMTDAGRSAMLNPGPHGFSEVLYAVSSAANNNGSAFAGLSANSPFWNCLLAFCMFVGRFGVIIPVMAIAGSLVSKKVQPASQGTLATHGALFIGLLIGTVLLVGALTFIPALALGPVAEHFSLP; this is encoded by the coding sequence ATGGCCGCGCAAGGATTTTTACTGATCGCCAGTTTTTTACTGATTTTATTGGTACTGGCGAAACCATTGGGTTCGGGCCTGGCAAGGCTCATCGCCGCCGTTCCGTTGCCGGGCGTGGCTGGCATTGAGCGTATCCTCTGGCGGACTCTTGGCATTACCGACCACGAAATGAACTGGCGTCAGTATTTACTGGCGCTACTGACGCTCAATCTGCTGGGACTGGGCATCCTGTTTTGCCTGTTGTTCTGGCAGGAGTGGCTGCCCTTAAATCCGCAGCGGCTACCGGGGCTGTCCGGGGATCTGGCGCTGAATACCGCCGTCAGCTTTGTCACCAATACCAACTGGCAAGCCTACAGCGGCGAAAGCACGCTGAGCTACTTTAGCCAGATGGCCGGGCTGACGGTGCAAAATTTCCTGTCGGCGGCGACCGGGATTGCGGTGGTTTTTGCGCTTATCCGCGCCTTTACGCGCCAGAATGTGCACACGCTGGGTAATGCCTGGCAGGATCTGGTACGCATTACGCTATGGATATTATTTCCTGTCGCGTTAATTATCGCGCTGTTTTTTATCCAACAAGGCGTACCGCAAAACCTGTCGGCTTATCAGCCCATCACCACCCTTGAAGGCGCTAAACAACTCTTGCCGATGGGGCCGGTTGCTTCGCAGGAGGCGATCAAAATGCTTGGCACCAACGGCGGCGGTTTCTTTAACGCCAACTCTTCGCATCCGTTCGAAAACCCCACCGCGCTCACTAATCTGGCGCAGATGCTGGCGATATTTTTGATTCCAGCCGCGCTCTGTTTCGCCTTTGGCGAAGCGGCGGGCGATCGCTGTCAGGGACGCGCGCTACTGTGGGCAATGTCATTCATTTTTGTGGTCTGCGTAGCGGTAGTGATGTGGGCGGAAGTTCAGGGAAATCCACATCTGTTGGCGGCAGGCGCGGACAGTAGCGTCAACATGGAGGGTAAAGAAACACGCTTTGGCGTGCTGGCCAGCAGCCTGTTTGCCGTCGTCACGACCGCGGCGTCCTGCGGGGCGGTAAATGCCATGCACGACTCGTTTACCGCTCTGGGCGGTATGGTGCCGATGTGGCTGATGCAAATTGGCGAAGTGGTCTTTGGCGGCGTCGGTTCAGGCCTGTATGGCATGTTGCTGTTTGTCCTGCTGGCGGTGTTTATCGCGGGGCTGATGATCGGTCGCACGCCGGAATATCTGGGGAAAAAAATCGACGTGCGCGAAATGAAAATGACCGCGCTGGCGATTCTGGTCACGCCGATGCTGGTCTTGTTGGGTTCGGCGCTGGCGATGATGACGGATGCCGGACGCAGCGCAATGCTGAACCCTGGCCCGCACGGTTTTAGCGAAGTGCTATATGCCGTCTCCTCTGCCGCCAACAACAACGGTAGCGCCTTTGCGGGTCTGAGCGCTAACTCGCCTTTCTGGAACTGTTTGCTGGCATTCTGCATGTTCGTCGGACGTTTCGGCGTGATTATTCCTGTCATGGCCATCGCCGGCTCGCTGGTCAGTAAAAAAGTACAGCCGGCCAGTCAGGGAACGCTGGCGACCCACGGCGCGCTATTTATTGGACTGCTCATCGGCACGGTACTGCTGGTCGGCGCGCTGACATTTATTCCTGCCCTGGCGCTTGGCCCGGTAGCGGAGCATTTCTCTTTACCTTGA
- a CDS encoding putative outer membrane protein, protein MSAGVITGIVLVFLLLGYLVYALINAEAF, encoded by the coding sequence GTGAGTGCAGGCGTGATAACCGGCATCGTGCTGGTTTTCTTACTTTTAGGTTATCTGGTCTATGCCCTGATTAATGCGGAGGCGTTCTGA